The DNA segment TGTCTGGTGCATGCCGGACGGGCCGGTCAGGTCATGGCCGGCGGCGAAGATGTGGCAGGTGTCCAGGCACACGCCCAGCTTCGGATGGGCGTCCAGCGCCTCGAAGTACGGCCCGAAGTCCCAGGTCCGCGAACAGAGCGAGGAGCCCTGCCCGGCGGTGGACTCCAGCAGCAGGAACGGGTCGTCGTCGTGGGGCAGCTCGTCCAGGAGCGGCAGCAGGTGCTCGCGTACCTGCTTGAGCGCCACGGTCCGCTCCCGACCGCCGGTCGCGCTGCCCGTGTGCACGACCACGCCCAGCGCCCCGATCTCCCGCCCGCGCCGCAGGGAATGCCGCAGTGACTCCACCGACTTCTCGACCGTGGCCTCGGTGTGCGAGCCGAAGTTGATCAGATACGGCGCGTGCACATACGCCGGGATCGACTCGGCCTCGCACACCGCGCGGAACTCCTCGTCCTGCCGCGGATTCCCGGCCGGCGTGGCCCAGCCGCGCGGGTTGGCGACGAAGACCTGGACCGTCTCGGCCCTGAGGTCGTGGGCGTAGGTGAGCCCGACCGAACGGAGGCCCCCGGCCACGGGGACGTGGCCGCCGACGGGGTTGCGGGACGGGGCGGCGGGGGCGGGTTCCGGGGCGGCGGACTGCTGGATCTTCACCCGTTCAGGGTGTCATGCGCCCGGAGGGGTCCCGTGCGGGGACCCCGCCACTGACCGCCCGCTGGAGCGCCCCGTCACCGGATGGTGATCGTGATCGTCGACCCCTTCGGTGCCGTCTCCCCGCCTTCCACGGACTGCTTCTTGACCGTGTCGCCGAACAGGCCGAGCAGGCCGCGGTCCTCGTCGACCTGGAAGCCGGCGGACTCCAGCGCGGTCGTGGCGTCGTCGACGCTGTCGCCGACCACGTCCGGGACCTCGATCATCTCGGGGCCCTTGGACAGCGTCAGCGTCACCGTGTCGCCCTCGGCGGCCTGCTTGCCCTCCACCGGCGATTGCTGGGCGACCTGGCCCGCGTCGAACTCGGAGTTGACCCGCGCGGCGGCGACCTTCACCTTCAGACCGGCCTCCGCCAGATCGGCCTTCGCGTCGGCGAGGCTCCCGCCGGTGACGTCCGGGATGTCGACCGGGGCGCCCTTGCTGACGGTGAGCGCGACCGCTGAGCCGGAGCGGACCTTGGTGCCGTTGCCGGGCTCCGAGGAGATCACGAAGCCCCTGGGGACGTCGTCGTTGAACTCCCGGATCATCCTGCCCGGTTCGAGGCCGCCGTCCTTGAGCACGGTCCGTGCCTTGTCCAGCTTGTAGCCCTGGAGGTCGGGCACGTTCACCGTCTGCGGTCCCAGTGACATGACCAGGTTCACGGAGTCGTTGTGCCGGATGCGGGCGCCCGTGTCCGGGTCCGTGCTGATGACGGTGCCGCGCTTGACGGTGTCGCTGAACGCGCGCTCGACCTTGCCGGCCTCGAGCCCGGAGTCCTTCAGCCGGTCCCGGGCCTGCGCCTCGGTCTTGGACAGCAGCGGCGGGACCTTGGTGAACTGGCCGGAGTTGATGTACCAGATGCCGGCACCGAGGCCGAGGGCCAGCAGTACGGCGGCGACGATGACGAGCGGCCCGCGCGGAGCGCGCGACGTCCGTGACCGGCGCCGGGGCGGCAGGGGTGGCGGCGACTCCAGCCGGCTGGTCCGGTTGAAGACGGCCTCGCGCTCCGGCTCGTCCTCGTTCACGGGCAGCGGACGCTGGATGTGCAGCGCGCGCGGGATCACGCTCGTACGGTCGTCGGCGTTGCTGTGCGCCGCCGTGAGCGCCTGCGGCGGCACCGCGTCCAGCTGCTCCGCGCTCAGCGCGGCGCGCGTGTCCCGGGCCCGTGCGAGCAGCGCCACGGCGTCGTACGGGCGGATGTCCGGGGTGCGCGCGGTGGCCGACGCGACCAGCTCGTCGAGCTCGTACGCCAGGCCCGGCACGACCGCCGAGGGCGGCGGGACGTCCTCGTGCAGGTGCTTGTAGAGCACCACGGCGGGGGAGTCCCCGTCGTGCGGCTTGTCGCCGGTGAGCATTTCGTAGAGCACGACACCGCACGCGTACACGTCGACGCGGGCGTCGGCGGCGCCGGGCTGCTCTATCTGCTCGGGGGCGAGATAGGAGACGGTGCCGAGCACGGCGCCCGTGGTGCTGGTCACGGTGTCGACGGATCGTACGAGCCCGAAGTCGGCGACCTTGACCCGGCCGTCGTCCCCTATGAGCACGTTCTCCGGCTTCATGTCCCGGTGCACGAACCCGGCGCGGTGCGCGGCGCCGAGCGCGGCGAGCACCGGTTCCAGGATGTCGAGGGCGGCCCGGGGCTGGAGCGCCCCGCGCTCGCGCAGTACGTCGCGCAGGGTGCAGCCCGCGACGTACTCCATGGCGAGATAGACGTACGACCCGTCGGTGCCCTGGTCGAAGACCTGCACCACGTTCGGGTGGGCCAACCGGGCGACGGACTTCGCCTCCCGGATGAACCGGTCGACGAACACCCCGTCGACCGCCAGGGCGGGATGCATCACCTTGAGCGCGAGCACGCGGTCGAGGCGGGTGTCCACGGCCCGGTAGACCGTGGCCATCCCGCCGACCGCGATCCTCGCGTCCACGCGATACCGGCCGTCGAGCACCTGCCCGACCAGAGGGTCTTGAAGGGTCGTATCCACGCAGGTGAGTGTACGAGCCGACACTGACACGCCTCCCGGTTCGGCCGGGATCGGGGCGGGACTGAAGCCGTCCTGTGACGGACGCCTCACTGGCCGAAGACTTTCCATCGAACGTGCGTTCAGAACTGCTCTCAGAACGCCGGCCGCTCCGGGTCCAGCCTCGCCACGCCCTCGACCGGCGACGACGCCTGAGCGAAGTGCCGCATCGGAATCCTCCCCGCCCGGTACGCCAGCCTCCCGGCCTCCACCGCATGCCGCATCGCGTCGGCCATCAGCACCGGTTCCTGGGCCCGCGTCACCGCTGAGGCGAGCATCACACCCGCGCACCCCAGCTCCATCGCCAGCGCCGCGTCCGACGCCGTACCGGCTCCCGCGTCCAGAATCACCGGCACGCGCGCGTGCTCCGTGATCAGCTGGAAGTTGTGCGGATTGCGGATGCCCAGCCCCGAACCGATCGGCGACCCCAGCGGCATGATCGCCGCGCAGCCGACGTCCTCCAGCTTCCGCGCCAGCACGGGGTCGTCATTGGTGTACGGCAGCACGGTGAACCCGTCGTCCACCAGCGTCTCGGCCGCGTCCAGGAGCTCGATCGGGTCCGGCAGCAGCGTCCGTTCGTCGGCGATGACTTCCAGCTTGATCAGGTCCGTACCGAGCGCCTCGCGCGCGAGGCGGGCCGTCAGCACGGCCTCTCCCGCCGTGAAGCACCCCGCCGTGTTCGGCAGCACCCGGATCCCGAGCTTCTCCAGCACCGACAGCACCGAGCCGTGCACCGACGCGTTCACCCGCCGCATCGCGACCGTCGTCAGCTCGGTCCCGGACGCCACCAGCGCCCGCTCCAGCACGTCCAGGCTGGGCGCCCCGCCCGTGCCCATGATCAGACGGGACGTGAAGGACGTACCCCCGATGACAAAGGGATCGTCGGCCATGGTTCAGCCTCCTTGGACGGCGGTCAGGACCTCGACGCGGTCCCCCTCGGAGAGGGACGTCGACGGCCACTGCGTGCGCGGGACGACGGTTTCGTTGAGGGCGGCCGCCACTCCGGAGGGCGCCGCGGTGAGGGACTTGACGAGCGTGTCGAGAGCCGTGCCTGGCGCGATCTGCCGACGCTCGCCGTTGACCGAGATGGTGACCGGCATGCTCATGCGGGCTGCTCCGTGAGTGCGGCGGCGCCGAAGCGCCTGGGGGTGAAGGCGC comes from the Streptomyces sp. NBC_00443 genome and includes:
- a CDS encoding deoxyribonuclease IV, which translates into the protein MKIQQSAAPEPAPAAPSRNPVGGHVPVAGGLRSVGLTYAHDLRAETVQVFVANPRGWATPAGNPRQDEEFRAVCEAESIPAYVHAPYLINFGSHTEATVEKSVESLRHSLRRGREIGALGVVVHTGSATGGRERTVALKQVREHLLPLLDELPHDDDPFLLLESTAGQGSSLCSRTWDFGPYFEALDAHPKLGVCLDTCHIFAAGHDLTGPSGMHQTLDLLVDTVGEGRLKLIHANDSKDVVGAHKDRHENIGAGHIGEDPFRALMTHPATEGVPLIIETPGGKEGHAADVERLKKLRDA
- the pknB gene encoding Stk1 family PASTA domain-containing Ser/Thr kinase — translated: MDTTLQDPLVGQVLDGRYRVDARIAVGGMATVYRAVDTRLDRVLALKVMHPALAVDGVFVDRFIREAKSVARLAHPNVVQVFDQGTDGSYVYLAMEYVAGCTLRDVLRERGALQPRAALDILEPVLAALGAAHRAGFVHRDMKPENVLIGDDGRVKVADFGLVRSVDTVTSTTGAVLGTVSYLAPEQIEQPGAADARVDVYACGVVLYEMLTGDKPHDGDSPAVVLYKHLHEDVPPPSAVVPGLAYELDELVASATARTPDIRPYDAVALLARARDTRAALSAEQLDAVPPQALTAAHSNADDRTSVIPRALHIQRPLPVNEDEPEREAVFNRTSRLESPPPLPPRRRSRTSRAPRGPLVIVAAVLLALGLGAGIWYINSGQFTKVPPLLSKTEAQARDRLKDSGLEAGKVERAFSDTVKRGTVISTDPDTGARIRHNDSVNLVMSLGPQTVNVPDLQGYKLDKARTVLKDGGLEPGRMIREFNDDVPRGFVISSEPGNGTKVRSGSAVALTVSKGAPVDIPDVTGGSLADAKADLAEAGLKVKVAAARVNSEFDAGQVAQQSPVEGKQAAEGDTVTLTLSKGPEMIEVPDVVGDSVDDATTALESAGFQVDEDRGLLGLFGDTVKKQSVEGGETAPKGSTITITIR
- a CDS encoding thiazole synthase; translated protein: MADDPFVIGGTSFTSRLIMGTGGAPSLDVLERALVASGTELTTVAMRRVNASVHGSVLSVLEKLGIRVLPNTAGCFTAGEAVLTARLAREALGTDLIKLEVIADERTLLPDPIELLDAAETLVDDGFTVLPYTNDDPVLARKLEDVGCAAIMPLGSPIGSGLGIRNPHNFQLITEHARVPVILDAGAGTASDAALAMELGCAGVMLASAVTRAQEPVLMADAMRHAVEAGRLAYRAGRIPMRHFAQASSPVEGVARLDPERPAF
- the thiS gene encoding sulfur carrier protein ThiS encodes the protein MSMPVTISVNGERRQIAPGTALDTLVKSLTAAPSGVAAALNETVVPRTQWPSTSLSEGDRVEVLTAVQGG